One genomic window of Thermodesulfovibrionales bacterium includes the following:
- a CDS encoding four helix bundle protein has product MANYKDLIVFQKSDELAYQLYKATDKFPKSELFGLTSQIRRAALSIPTNIVEGYARKSRKELGQFVNIALGSHAETEYLFDFSKRLGYFKTDTAQIENLLAEVGRLLWSFHRSL; this is encoded by the coding sequence ATGGCAAATTATAAGGACCTTATCGTTTTTCAGAAATCCGATGAACTTGCTTACCAGCTCTATAAAGCAACTGATAAATTTCCCAAGTCTGAATTATTCGGACTGACTTCACAGATTAGAAGAGCGGCACTATCTATCCCTACTAACATTGTCGAAGGCTATGCGAGAAAGAGCAGGAAGGAGCTTGGGCAGTTTGTGAACATAGCCCTCGGCTCTCATGCCGAGACAGAATATTTGTTTGATTTCTCAAAACGGCTCGGATACTTTAAGACCGATACCGCTCAGATAGAGAACTTGTTGGCCGAGGTCGGCAGACTTTTGTGGAGTTTCCATCGTTCCCTCTGA
- a CDS encoding type II toxin-antitoxin system HicB family antitoxin gives MKNYHLQVIIEQDEDGVFIAECPALQGCYAQGKTYEEVIENIRDVIALCIEELKEEKKKINLKYPEVIGIKSLEVAV, from the coding sequence TTGAAAAATTATCATCTTCAAGTGATTATCGAGCAGGATGAAGATGGCGTTTTTATAGCAGAATGTCCTGCTCTCCAAGGCTGTTATGCTCAGGGAAAGACCTATGAGGAGGTAATTGAGAATATTAGGGACGTAATCGCACTGTGTATAGAAGAACTCAAGGAAGAAAAGAAGAAGATTAACCTTAAATACCCTGAGGTCATCGGCATCAAATCCCTTGAGGTTGCTGTTTGA
- a CDS encoding trypsin-like peptidase domain-containing protein yields MRRIFRNISDDTVREEDRRGNGTSSLHDGELLDAYSLAVVSASEKVSPSVVNIDVRQTVRTGGAGQENQLHANGSGFIFTPDGFILTNSHVVHGAAGIEVTLPDGRRYPAYMVGDDPDSDLAVIRIHAPNLVAAPLGDSQSVRVGQLVIAIGNPYGFQYSVTAGVVSALGRSLRARSGRLIDNVIQTDAALNPGNSGGPLVNSRGEVIGVNTAVIMQAQGICFAIAANTAKFVAAGIMKEGKIRRSYIGLGGQGIVLHRRIVRFHNLQVESGVLVVSVEANSPAMKAGLQLGDVIVAFGDTPVAGIDDLHRLLTQDKVGKRFPLAVIRRSEKLTLDVIPEESIVRPYN; encoded by the coding sequence ATGAGGAGAATCTTTAGGAATATATCCGATGACACGGTCAGAGAGGAAGACCGGCGAGGGAACGGAACATCCTCTCTGCACGATGGAGAACTGCTCGATGCCTATTCGCTCGCTGTCGTGAGCGCTTCGGAGAAGGTCAGCCCTTCAGTTGTGAATATCGATGTGCGGCAGACGGTGAGGACGGGCGGAGCGGGACAAGAGAATCAACTGCATGCCAATGGTTCCGGGTTTATCTTCACGCCTGATGGCTTCATCCTCACGAACAGCCATGTCGTGCACGGCGCGGCCGGCATCGAAGTGACCCTGCCGGACGGGCGGCGCTATCCGGCCTACATGGTCGGAGATGACCCGGACTCCGATCTCGCGGTAATCCGGATTCATGCACCGAACCTTGTCGCTGCTCCGCTCGGTGATTCGCAGTCCGTAAGGGTCGGCCAGCTCGTTATCGCCATCGGCAACCCCTACGGCTTTCAGTACAGCGTGACCGCGGGAGTGGTCAGCGCCCTGGGGCGCTCGCTCAGGGCCAGGTCCGGAAGGCTTATCGACAACGTTATTCAGACCGACGCGGCGCTGAACCCCGGCAACTCGGGCGGGCCGCTCGTCAATTCCCGCGGGGAAGTGATTGGGGTGAACACCGCGGTAATCATGCAGGCCCAGGGCATCTGCTTTGCCATCGCTGCGAATACCGCAAAGTTCGTTGCCGCAGGCATCATGAAGGAGGGAAAGATACGACGGAGCTACATCGGCTTAGGCGGACAGGGCATCGTGCTGCACCGGCGCATCGTGAGGTTCCATAACCTGCAGGTCGAGAGCGGAGTACTCGTCGTCTCCGTCGAAGCGAACAGTCCGGCCATGAAGGCCGGTCTGCAGCTCGGGGACGTGATTGTCGCCTTTGGAGATACGCCTGTTGCGGGTATCGATGACCTGCACCGGCTCCTGACTCAGGATAAAGTCGGGAAGCGATTCCCCCTCGCCGTCATCCGTAGAAGTGAAAAATTGACCCTCGATGTCATCCCCGAGGAATCGATTGTGCGTCCCTACAATTAA
- a CDS encoding V-type ATP synthase subunit D: protein MIHPTRTNLLLLKEKARSVANSTGILKARKQALIKEFLDTTRPFLRSREDIRNSYGNALQELALSLGHEGKETIESITVATERDFRIDITEKSIWGLKYKDVIVHEVPVREPDKRGYDRLSTTVHLDEAFDLFEKLLEAMIENAEFESKIKRLGEEILRTTRKIRVLEELVFPELKHQIKTITQFIAERERESHFRLKKFKEIRSREAASL, encoded by the coding sequence ATGATACACCCGACGAGGACAAATCTCCTCCTCCTGAAGGAGAAGGCTCGTTCCGTCGCGAACAGCACCGGCATCCTCAAGGCGAGGAAGCAGGCCCTGATAAAGGAGTTTCTCGATACGACCCGCCCTTTTCTCCGTTCGCGGGAGGACATAAGGAATAGTTACGGAAACGCCCTTCAGGAACTGGCGCTGAGTCTCGGGCATGAGGGGAAGGAGACGATAGAGTCGATAACGGTGGCGACGGAGCGGGACTTCAGAATCGATATCACCGAAAAGAGCATCTGGGGCCTGAAGTACAAAGACGTGATAGTCCACGAGGTCCCTGTGAGGGAGCCGGATAAGAGGGGGTACGACCGTCTCTCCACGACAGTTCACCTAGACGAAGCCTTCGACCTCTTCGAAAAACTCCTCGAGGCGATGATAGAAAACGCCGAGTTCGAGAGTAAGATCAAGAGACTCGGAGAGGAGATCCTGAGGACGACGAGAAAGATACGGGTGCTCGAGGAACTCGTCTTCCCCGAGCTGAAGCACCAGATTAAGACGATAACCCAGTTTATCGCGGAGCGGGAAAGGGAGTCGCACTTCCGCCTCAAGAAATTCAAGGAAATACGATCCAGGGAAGCCGCGAGTCTTTAA
- a CDS encoding V-type ATP synthase subunit B, whose amino-acid sequence MRLSEHRYRTISSLAGPLLFVEKVFTARIGEVTRVIAPDGREMVGEVLEIADDTILIEVYGETRGLDVEHTTVIFTDSIRKAPLSPDIVGRIFNGSFEPIDGIPMFIPERLTPVTGFPINPSARARPEELIETGFSVIDGLNTLVKGQKLPIFSSSGLPSKEVVAGILKNARLTVSEKGFIVVFAALGQTFHEYSFYMRVLEEMKTGFVAFVNMADKPVMERLLAPRFALTVAEYLAFEKGMDVLVIITDMTNYCDALREISTAREELPGRRGYPGYMYSDLASLYERAGRIRGMEGSVTMLPVVTMPEDDITHPIPDLTGYITEGQIVLSRELHQRNVFPPVDVLPSLSRLMQKGIGEGRTRGDHRKVANYLYKYYAKGRDLRRLEAIVGRDGMTKGDILMLDFADAFEREFVSQGMERRTVGETLDTGLNLMKRFSLEVT is encoded by the coding sequence ATGAGACTTTCCGAGCACCGATACCGTACCATTTCTTCTCTCGCGGGCCCGCTTCTCTTTGTCGAGAAGGTCTTTACCGCGCGGATCGGTGAGGTCACGAGGGTCATCGCTCCCGACGGCAGAGAGATGGTCGGCGAGGTCCTCGAGATCGCGGACGATACGATTCTCATCGAGGTATACGGGGAAACCCGGGGCCTCGATGTCGAGCATACCACGGTCATCTTCACCGATTCGATCAGAAAGGCCCCCCTCTCGCCTGACATCGTCGGCAGGATTTTTAACGGCTCCTTCGAACCGATAGACGGCATACCGATGTTCATCCCGGAGAGGCTGACCCCTGTCACCGGGTTCCCGATCAATCCCTCCGCGCGGGCAAGGCCGGAAGAACTCATCGAGACGGGCTTCTCCGTCATCGATGGGCTCAATACCCTCGTGAAGGGACAGAAGCTCCCGATATTCTCCTCATCTGGCCTCCCGTCAAAGGAGGTTGTGGCCGGCATCCTGAAAAATGCGCGGCTCACGGTGAGCGAAAAGGGGTTCATCGTCGTCTTTGCCGCGCTCGGCCAGACCTTCCACGAGTATTCGTTCTACATGCGGGTGCTCGAGGAGATGAAGACGGGCTTCGTCGCCTTCGTCAATATGGCTGACAAGCCCGTCATGGAGAGGCTCCTCGCGCCTCGCTTTGCCTTGACCGTAGCCGAATACCTCGCCTTCGAGAAGGGAATGGATGTCCTCGTGATTATTACCGACATGACAAATTACTGCGATGCATTGAGAGAGATATCCACCGCCAGGGAAGAGCTGCCCGGAAGGAGGGGATACCCCGGCTACATGTACTCCGACCTCGCCTCGCTCTACGAACGGGCGGGACGGATAAGGGGCATGGAAGGCTCTGTCACGATGCTCCCTGTTGTTACGATGCCGGAGGACGATATTACGCACCCAATCCCGGACCTTACCGGCTACATCACCGAGGGTCAGATCGTCCTGAGCAGGGAGCTGCATCAGAGGAACGTCTTCCCGCCCGTCGATGTGCTTCCGAGCCTCTCGCGCCTCATGCAGAAAGGCATAGGAGAGGGCCGCACGCGGGGAGACCACAGAAAGGTCGCGAACTACCTCTACAAATACTATGCAAAGGGGAGAGACCTCAGGAGGCTCGAGGCGATCGTCGGAAGGGACGGCATGACAAAGGGCGACATCCTCATGCTCGATTTCGCCGATGCCTTCGAAAGGGAATTCGTGAGTCAGGGAATGGAGAGGAGGACCGTAGGCGAGACCCTCGACACCGGCCTCAATCTCATGAAGAGGTTCTCCCTCGAGGTGACATGA